The Prosthecobacter vanneervenii sequence AACGACCACGGCTCCAGGTGGAGCTACCCAGCCCATGCCTGCGCAGGGCGGCGGTGGAGGGCAGCAGGGGGGCCAGCGCAAGCCTTGGATGCAGATGCACGGCGCTGAGCTGGATGGCAATCAGGACGGCATTGTCACCATCTCCGAGACTCTTGCGGATATGAAGACCGCCGCCTCAAAGTATGATGCGGACATGGATGGCGTCATCACGCCCGCAGAAATCGATGCAGCGGGAGACATCCGCGAAGGGGCTGCATTTGCCGGCTTTATCTTCCGGCACGCCTACGAACTGGATGTGAACCAGGACAGCCGTCTCAGCAGCGCTGAACTCGCTGATGCAGCCAAATACATTTTTGGCACGGCCGATCTGGACCACGATGGCAAGCTCACGACCGAGGAAGTACAAAATGCCCCCAATGCGCCACTGCGTGCGGCCGCGCCTACCGGTGGGGATCAGCCACCCACGCCACCTCCTGCCACTGCTTCTGGAGCGGGGGATCCAGCTGCGAAGCCGATGCAGGCTGGCGCAGGCCAGGGGACGCCGCGTTCAGGCAGTGCTCCTGGTGAAACTGGAAAAGGAGGTGGTAAAAAGAAGAAAGGCGGCGGCCCACCTGGGCTCATCAAGCCGAGCATTGCCGACACGATGAAACTCAACGTTTATGCGGACAACTGGTTCATGCTCTACGTGAACGGACGTCTCGTGGCGGTGGATCCCATTCAGTTCACGCCGCACAACGTCGTCAGCGTGGATTTCCTGCCGGAGTATCCGATGACGATAGCGGTGCTCGCCAAGGACAATGCCGATCCTAAAACCGGGCTCGAATACGGCAGCAGCATTGGCGATGGCGGCTTCATTTTGAAGTTTGCCGACGGCACGGTGACGAATGCCACCTGGAAGGCCAAAAGCTTCTTTCACGGACCGGTCAACGGCGACACGGCCAATCCGCAGGTCAAGCAAGAGCCTCTGCCTGCCAACTGGTGGGCAGTGGACTTTAATGACAGTTCGTGGAAGCAAGCGAAGGAATACACCGTCGAAGAAGTGGATCCCAAGCAGCCCTACTTTGAGAACGATTTCGAAGGAGCGAAGTTCATCTGGACCAACGACCTCGCGCTGGACAACACGATCATCTTCCGAGCCAAGGTGGAAAAGCCCGGCTGGCAGCCGCGGTGGAACACCAAGCCTGATCTGGATGTCACTGGAGCACCCCTGAAATGAAAACACTTCTTACTCTGAGCATTGCGCTCCTGGCTGGCAGCGCCTGGGCCAAAGCGCCCAACATCCTTTTTATTCTTGCGGATGACCAGTCGTGGAGCGGGACCTCGGTGCGGATGATGCCCAATGAACCGGGCAGTGCGGGGCGGGAGTTTCACACTCCGAATTTGGAAAAACTCGCCGCGCAGGGCATGGTGTTCTCGCAGGCTTATGCAGCGCACTGCAAATGCGAGTGCTCGCGTGCCTCCATCCAGATGGGACGCACCACCAGCTCCCTCAATGCAACGGACAAAAACTCGCGGAACTGGAACGCGCCCGTGACGGATTCGCTGGTCAACACGCTGAAGAAGGCGGACGGCAGCTATCGCGCGGCCCACTTCGGCAAGTGGCAGTGGTTTCATACGCCGGAGTCCATGGGGTATGATGCCAGTGATGGGATCACCATGAACGAGGACGGAGACTCGACAGATCCGGAAGATCCGAAGCAGTCGTTTGGAATCACACGTCGCGCACGCACGTTCATGGAAAAGCAGGTGAAAGAGGGACATCCATTTTTCCTGCAGCTCTCCTACTATGCCGTGCATCAGACACCGCAGGCGCTGGCATCCACGATCAAAAAGTATGAAGGCATGCCAAATGCCGGAAAAGGAGGGAAGGGCGACCGTGCTGTGATGGCCGCCATGACGGAGGACCTTGACACCTGCGTGGGCGAGGTTTTGAAGACGCTCGATGAGCTCCGCATCGCGGAAAACACCCTCGTCATCTACACTTCGGACAATGGCGGGCGCACCAGCCTGCTGAATGGTGGAAAAGGAGATCTGGGAGAAGGTGGAATCCGCGAGCCAATGATCATTCGCTGCCCAGGAGTCAAAGGCGGCGTGTACTGTGCCACGCCCGTCATCAGCTACGATCTGATGGCCACTGTGCTGGATTTTGCCGCGCCTGGGTTTCCCCTGCCCAAGGGCGTCGAGGGCGGAAGCTGGAAGCCGCTGCTGCTGAGCGGTGGAAAAGAACCTGTGAGGCGGCCGATCGACCGCTTTGTCTGGCACCAGGTGGTGGAGGTGGAGCACCCGATGTCTGCGATCCGAAAAGGCGACTACAAGCTGCTCTATTTCTGGGACAGCAAGGAGGGGCTGCTTTTCGATCTGGTGCATGATCTGGGAGAGACGCGAGATCTGGCAAAGCAAAATCCCCAGATGGCGGAGAAACTGCAGGCCGAGCTCAAAGCCCATCTGCGTGCGGGGCTCGGAGAGCAGGCTTTTGCGGCTCTGGAGCGCGGCGAATTTCCCCAGGGACGAGGGCCCAAACCTGGCAAGGGCATGGGCCCCGGAGGCAAAAAGAAAGATGGCATGAAAAAGGGAAAGTGATCTGGTAATCAGATCCTTCCATATCCATGCGCCCTGTTATCGCTCTGCTGCTGATTCTGTCCCCCTTGTTTCTCTGCGCCGCGCCTGTGCAGGTGACGGTGGATGTGAAGAATGGCATGTCTCGCGGCGGGAAGCCCTATTTCGTCAAAGGCGCGGGCGGGGAGTCGCATCTGGACATCCTGGCTGCACGAGGCGGAAACTCCCTGCGCACATGGAGTACTGACCGGCTGGAGCAGACGCTGCAGGAGGCGGAGAAGCTGGGGCTGACCGTGAGCGCCGGGATTTGGTTGGAGCCGGAATGCTCCTGGTTCTCGTATTCCAAGCCGGAACATTGCGCCAGACAGCAGGAGCGAGTGAGGCAGCTGGTGATGCAATTCCGCGATCATCCCGCGCTGCTGGCGTGGGGGCTGGGAAATGAGGTGGAGGGTGACGGGTCACAGGCAGCTTTTTGGCAGCAACTGGAGAAGCTGGCTCTGATGGTGAAGGAGAATGACCCTGCGCATCCGACCTTCACCGCCGTGGCTGGCATGACAGAACAAAAGGCGAAGGGAATGAACGAACATGCTCCGCATCTCGACTACGTCGGCGTCAATACTTATGGCGGTTTGTTCGGCCTGCGTGCGCAGCTGGCGAAGATTGGCTGGACACGTCCCTGGCTGGTCACGGAATGGGGGCCGCAGGGTTTTTGGGAGAGGCCGAAGAGCAAGTCTGGAGCACCCATGGAACAAACGAGCACTGAGAAGGCTGAAATGATGCGGCGTGGTTATGACGAAGTAATCGCCCAAGGCGGAGCGTGTCTGGGGAGCTATGCGTTTGTATGGGGCTGGAAGTATGAGGCCACGGCGACATGGTTCGGCCTGCTGACGCATGACGGGGAGACAACCGCGGCCGTGGATGTCCTGGAAGAAAAATGGAGCGGACATGCACCACCAAATCGTGCTCCCATCATCCAGCCGCTGAAGGATACTCCTTTGGAGGCAGTGGCCACAGGCACGTCACTCAAAGTTCGCGCCGAGGCCGCAGATCCTGAAGGGGATGCTCTCGTTTGGCGCTGGGCCATGCTGCCTGAAAAGATTGGCCACAATGCGGGGCGGCGCCTGCGGATGCCTGCTGCGGTCGAGGGGGCGATCACCTCGACCGAGGGGGATCTGGCCCAGGTGAAGGCGCCGAAACAACCCGGCAAATACCGGCTGCATGTCTGGGTCAGTGATGGAAACGGCCATGCTGCGACGGCGAATGCTCCCTTTGAGGTCAAGTAGGGCAGCAAGCACCGGGCGGCCGAACCATGTGCGTTTCGGTATTTGCAGTGTGGGTGTTGGAAGATTGTAAATCCGGCGTTTACTGGTGATGAAGAAGGCGGCCCGCTCGGATTGATCGTCCGGCTGTTTTCGTCTTCAGTGCCCTTTACTCACGCTCCATGTCCGAAGTCTTCAATTCCAACTACCCCTCCATCGAACATCTTCGAGAGAAGGCCCGCCGCCGGGTGCCGCGATTTGCCTTTGAATACCTTGAGGGTGGCTGCTTTTCCAACATCAATCTCCAGCGCAACACGGATGAAATACGGCAGGTACAGCTGAGGCCGTGGTACCTGCGGGATTATCCGGGTTCAGACCTCAAGACGGAGCTTTTTGGCATCAAGTATGATGCGCCGTTTGGAGTCTCGCCCATCGGCCTGCAGGGGTTGATCTGGCCCAAGGCCACCGAGATCATCGCCAAGGCGGCGCATCAGCACAACCTGCCCTTCACCCTGAGTACCGTGGCCACGGCCAGCATAGAAACGGTGGCTGAGCTTACGCAAGGAAAGGCGTGGTTTCAGTTATACCATCCCGCAGAGGATTCACTGCGGGACAAGCTGCTGCAACGTGTGAAGGATGCGGGTTTCCCGGTGCTCGTCATCCTGGCAGATACGCCCACCTTTGCTTACCGGCCCAAGGAGATCCGCAACGGGCTCTCCATCCCGCCGCGCATGACGCTGCGCAATGTGATCCAGATGATGCTGCACCCCACGTGGTCCTTCAGCCAGCTCGCGGCCGGTGCGCCGGAGTTCAAGACCATGAAGCCCTATCTGCCAAAAGGGCTGAACATGAAACATCTCGGGCTCTTCATGAACAAGACTTTCTCTGGCCGCCTGAATCCCGCCAAGATCAGCGCCATTCGCGAGCGCTGGAAAGGCAAGCTGGTGGTGAAGGGCGTGGTGACTGAAGAAGACGCTGAGACGGCGCTGGGCCTGGGCGTGGACGGCTTCATCGTTTCAAATCACGGCGGCCGCCAGCTCGATGCCGGCCAGTCCACGATCAAGCCGCTCACCGAGCTGGCGAAGAAATTTGGACATCGCACCACCGTGATGCTGGACAGTGGTCTGCGTTCCGGCCCTGATGTGGCGTGTGCGCTGGCCAGCGGCGCCAAGTTTACCTTCATGGGGCGCTCCTTCATGTACGGGGTGGGAGCCCTGGGCAAAGACGGGGCAGACCACACCATGACGATGCTCAAGCGCCAGATCAAGCAGGTGATGGAGCAGGTGGGCTGTGAACGAGTGGCCGATCTGCCAAAGCATCTTGTGGCCTGAGTAAGGCTGCCGCAAACATCCTGCATCTTGGATTGATTCCGCGCAGGATGTGGCGCAGACCTTGCGGCACATGATTTCAAATCCGAAGGCACTTCCCTATCTGCACGGCTGCCCTCTGGGCCGGGCACGGTTCAAGGTGCAGCCAGAGGATTTTATGGTGGAGGAGATCCTGGGCTTTGAGCCCTCGGGCGTGGGCGAGCACTGCCTGGTATGGGCAGAGAAGCGGAATCTGGACAGCAATGCCGCTGCCGCTCAGCTTGCGGACGCCGTGGGCATCCGGCGCAGGCTGGTGAGCCACTGCGGACTGAAGGATCGCCATGCGGTCACACGGCAATGGTTCAGCCTGCACATGCCAGGGCAGCCATCGCCAGAGCCTGAGGCGTTGGAATCCGAGGGGCTGAAGGTGCTGCGAATCACGCGCAACACTCGCAAGCTGCGCCGTGGCATTCACCAGGGCAACCGATTCACCATCCGCCTGCGTGAGCCGGAATTTGACGCGGATTCAGCCAGACGGCGGTGGAGTGCGATCGCTGCAAAGGGAGTGCCGAATTTTTTTGGTGCCCAACGCTTCGGCAATGACGGGCAGAATCTCTCGAAGGCGCTGGCGATGTTTCGTGGTGAGTTCAATCCGGGAGATCGACTGCTGCGCGGACTCCTCATCTCATCCGCACGAAGCTATCTTTTCAACACCGTGGTGGCGGAGCGCATGGCGGCAGGCACCTGGGACAGACCGCTTGCTGGCGAGGTCTTTGGATTCTCAGACAATGGCACCATTCTGCTGCCTAAAAACCAGCGTGGCGATGAGGTGGCAAGGTTTGAAAAAGGGATCGTGGAACTCACTGCGCCCTTGTGGGGAGAGGGAGATCTTCAGAGCGTGGGAGAGGTGCGTGATTTTGAGCTAAGCGTGGCAGACCGGTTTCCCGAAATCACCGCTGGTCTGAAAGCCTGCGATCTGCGGCAGGAGCGTCGGGTCATGCGCCTGCGGCCGCTGCAGCCTGTCATGGAGGTGGGGGCAGATGGCGGTCTTTCCATGCGGTTTGATCTTCCCAAAGGAACGTATGCCACCGCCATTCTGCGCGAGCTGGCGGCTCTGGATGAAGCCGGGCATGCGGAGGTGGATTCATAGCGCTTGCTGACACGGCGCTGACAATTCTCCGGCTGCGGCTTGATGGCTCTTTGACATTTCCGTTATCATTTCTGTGCATGAAGACCTCCACGTCACTGCCTTTGCTTGCCGCATTCACCGTCATGGCTGCGGCACTGGCCGTGGCTCAAAATGAAGGAAAGCAGCCCAAGGGGGAGCGCGGCAACAAAGGCAAGGGGGCAGGCCCTGGAGGCCAGGTGGAGCCTGCGGTTGTTCCGCCGTATCTTTTCAATGTCTGGCTCTGCCGTCCTGGGGCGGAATCCGTGACCCTGAGCGTGCTGGCCTGGAAGGACATGGAGGCTTTTGTCTCCTATGGTGCCAGTCCGGCGGCGCTGACGCAGCGCTCCGCCGTCGTGAAACTCGCAGCGGGAGAGCCGCAGACGATTGTGCTCGGGCCGTTGAAGCCAGACACCGCCTATGTCTATCAGCTGACTTATCGCATCGGCGGCGGCGAGGCGGTGCGTGATGAAGTGCGCAGCTTTCATACACAGCGTGCTCCGGCATCTGCCTTCACCTTCACGATGCAGGCGGACTCACATCTCGACATGAGCACAGACGTGCGCGTGTATCAGCAGACACTGGCCAACATGCTGGCCGACAAGCCGGATTTCATGATCGATCTCGGGGACACCACGATGGTGGACAAGTTTGGCAGCTTTTACACACGGGCGGAGTCGCAGTACAAGGCGCAGCGTTTTTATCTGGGGCGCATTGCGCACAGTGTGCCGG is a genomic window containing:
- a CDS encoding sulfatase-like hydrolase/transferase, producing the protein MKTLLTLSIALLAGSAWAKAPNILFILADDQSWSGTSVRMMPNEPGSAGREFHTPNLEKLAAQGMVFSQAYAAHCKCECSRASIQMGRTTSSLNATDKNSRNWNAPVTDSLVNTLKKADGSYRAAHFGKWQWFHTPESMGYDASDGITMNEDGDSTDPEDPKQSFGITRRARTFMEKQVKEGHPFFLQLSYYAVHQTPQALASTIKKYEGMPNAGKGGKGDRAVMAAMTEDLDTCVGEVLKTLDELRIAENTLVIYTSDNGGRTSLLNGGKGDLGEGGIREPMIIRCPGVKGGVYCATPVISYDLMATVLDFAAPGFPLPKGVEGGSWKPLLLSGGKEPVRRPIDRFVWHQVVEVEHPMSAIRKGDYKLLYFWDSKEGLLFDLVHDLGETRDLAKQNPQMAEKLQAELKAHLRAGLGEQAFAALERGEFPQGRGPKPGKGMGPGGKKKDGMKKGK
- a CDS encoding glycoside hydrolase family 2 TIM barrel-domain containing protein, with protein sequence MRPVIALLLILSPLFLCAAPVQVTVDVKNGMSRGGKPYFVKGAGGESHLDILAARGGNSLRTWSTDRLEQTLQEAEKLGLTVSAGIWLEPECSWFSYSKPEHCARQQERVRQLVMQFRDHPALLAWGLGNEVEGDGSQAAFWQQLEKLALMVKENDPAHPTFTAVAGMTEQKAKGMNEHAPHLDYVGVNTYGGLFGLRAQLAKIGWTRPWLVTEWGPQGFWERPKSKSGAPMEQTSTEKAEMMRRGYDEVIAQGGACLGSYAFVWGWKYEATATWFGLLTHDGETTAAVDVLEEKWSGHAPPNRAPIIQPLKDTPLEAVATGTSLKVRAEAADPEGDALVWRWAMLPEKIGHNAGRRLRMPAAVEGAITSTEGDLAQVKAPKQPGKYRLHVWVSDGNGHAATANAPFEVK
- a CDS encoding alpha-hydroxy acid oxidase, whose translation is MSEVFNSNYPSIEHLREKARRRVPRFAFEYLEGGCFSNINLQRNTDEIRQVQLRPWYLRDYPGSDLKTELFGIKYDAPFGVSPIGLQGLIWPKATEIIAKAAHQHNLPFTLSTVATASIETVAELTQGKAWFQLYHPAEDSLRDKLLQRVKDAGFPVLVILADTPTFAYRPKEIRNGLSIPPRMTLRNVIQMMLHPTWSFSQLAAGAPEFKTMKPYLPKGLNMKHLGLFMNKTFSGRLNPAKISAIRERWKGKLVVKGVVTEEDAETALGLGVDGFIVSNHGGRQLDAGQSTIKPLTELAKKFGHRTTVMLDSGLRSGPDVACALASGAKFTFMGRSFMYGVGALGKDGADHTMTMLKRQIKQVMEQVGCERVADLPKHLVA
- the truD gene encoding tRNA pseudouridine(13) synthase TruD — encoded protein: MISNPKALPYLHGCPLGRARFKVQPEDFMVEEILGFEPSGVGEHCLVWAEKRNLDSNAAAAQLADAVGIRRRLVSHCGLKDRHAVTRQWFSLHMPGQPSPEPEALESEGLKVLRITRNTRKLRRGIHQGNRFTIRLREPEFDADSARRRWSAIAAKGVPNFFGAQRFGNDGQNLSKALAMFRGEFNPGDRLLRGLLISSARSYLFNTVVAERMAAGTWDRPLAGEVFGFSDNGTILLPKNQRGDEVARFEKGIVELTAPLWGEGDLQSVGEVRDFELSVADRFPEITAGLKACDLRQERRVMRLRPLQPVMEVGADGGLSMRFDLPKGTYATAILRELAALDEAGHAEVDS